In the Telopea speciosissima isolate NSW1024214 ecotype Mountain lineage chromosome 2, Tspe_v1, whole genome shotgun sequence genome, one interval contains:
- the LOC122650244 gene encoding myosin-binding protein 2-like has product MGANKFATMLHRNTHRITVVLVYAVLEWILIILLLLNSLFSYLISKFADFFGLKSPCLWCSRLDHVFEPGKNRVSYRDLVCEIHASEISKLGYCSKHDKLVDAQDMCEDCSSSRPDSHGKTLDIGRRIALFSWVKQKSMISRNGEKLIENGEKNPTCSCCDVSLESKFYSPYLLLKPSWGVLDYAQKANLITTAIDADNDGGDYSDPCKSDCPTDEQEMESKRGVDGEEDGFDDGVTEDEHPIPFDVDEGVQSRDEAEEDCSQCGEMVGDEEEKINTVEMTKQEPIDEIESEAKIEVCSRTDASVEILPLPLENPGDVDDHRLLPVESSCRKEDQNKPANRDVVMGSESLTDTQFKFIATQFDFILERGNLSERAVAVASGDKNAVSTKLESMDSVLHVEKCKDSDDFEVAAGKESDNRPASEAVSEILGDHIRSRILEVTEEPFDMSQDLEFVPSFSCLEQNQYFENHDGAKNSNHCDTLMVERNQGPKQAAEDATMEDRSTSFDRDEQKINHHLSLCSEINEVDEEKAPETPTYIEGLHNLHKKIVLQEKKEFGAEESLDGSEFEGGDGVLTIESVKSALSAERKALNALYAELEEERSASAIAANQTMAMITRLQEEKAAMQMEALQYQRMMEEQSEYDQEALQLLNELMVKREKEKQELEKELEIYRKKVLDYETREKRVMRGRKDSNGRSRTSSAYSSNAEDSDELSIDLNHEVRDENGFYSHQESRNSNHYTPPDTVLDLEDVGLECAKHLTTLNDSLGDFEEERLSILEQLKVLEEKLFTLDDDEEQFFEDIKPMGHVPEQNGKELNEDIALCHQEVNGVANGFSEDSDINHHKERRNISAKGKSLLPLFDLIGTENGDVVVNEEIAGFNGVLSQDSLVSNFTQENRRSAIEEGVDNLYERLHALEADREFLKHCIISLKKGDKGMDLLQEILQHLRDLRSVELRAKNMGDGALA; this is encoded by the exons atggGTGCCAACAAGTTCGCAACCATGTTGCACAGAAACACTCATAGGATCACAGTAGTTCTCGTCTATGCAGTCCTTGAATGGATTCTGATAATTCTCCTCCTCCTTAACTCTTTGTTCTCCTATCTGATTTCAAAATTCGCTGATTTCTTTGGCCTTAAATCGCCGTGCCTTTGGTGTTCAAGACTTGATCATGTGTTCGAGCCCGGAAAGAACAGGGTTTCTTACAGAGATCTTGTTTGTGAAATCCATGCCTCTGAGATTTCCAAATTGGGTTACTGTAGCAAACATGACAAGTTGGTCGATGCGCAGGATATGTGTGAGGATTGCTCGTCCTCTCGGCCTGATTCTCATGGTAAGACATTGGATATTGGGAGAAGGATCGCTCTGTTTTCTTGGGTGAAACAGAAGAGCATGATCTCCCGTAATGGGGAGAAACTGATTGAGAACGGCGAGAAGAACCCTACATGTTCATGCTGCGATGTGAGCTTGGAAAGCAAATTTTACTCTCCTTATTTGCTGCTCAAGCCTTCCTGGGGTGTTCTGGATTATGCCCAGAAAGCAAATTTGATTACTACGGCCATTGATGCGGACAACGATGGAGGTGATTACTCCGATCCCTGCAAATCTGATTGCCCCACAGATGAACAGGAGATGGAAAGCAAAAGAGGagttgatggagaagaagatggttttgatgatggTGTTACGGAAGATGAACATCCTATTCCCTTTGATGTCGATGAAGGTGTTCAAAGCAGAGATGAAGCAGAGGAGGACTGCTCCCAATGCGGAGAAATGGTTggggatgaagaagagaaaattaatACTGTTGAGATGACTAAACAAGAGCCCATCGACGAGATTGAATCAGAGGCCAAAATTGAAGTTTGTTCCAGAACAGATGCATCTGTTGAAATTCTTCCTCTGCCTTTGGAGAATCCTGGTGATGTGGATGATCATCGCCTTCTCCCCGTCGAATCCAGTTGCAGAAAGGAAGATCAGAACAAGCCTGCGAATCGGGATGTAGTGATGGGTTCTGAATCACTCACTGATACCCAATTTAAATTCATTGCCACACAATTTGATTTCATACTCGAGAGGGGTAATCTTTCAGAACGGGCAGTAGCAGTGGCTTCAGGAGATAAGAACGCAGTGTCCACAAAGCTTGAATCCATGGATTCAGTTTTACATGTTGAGAAGTGCAAAGACAGCGATGATTTTGAAGTGGCAGCAGGGAAGGAATCAGACAATCGTCCTG CATCAGAAGCTGTTTCTGAAATTCTGGGAGATCATATCAGATCAAGGATCTTGGAAGTGACAGAGGAACCATTTGATATGTCTCAAGATCTTGAGTTTGTTCCTTCATTTTCATGTCTAGAGCAAAATCAATACTTCGAGAATCATGATGGTGCTAAAAATTCTAATCATTGCGATACTTTGATGGTAGAAAGGAATCAAG GTCCTAAGCAAGCTGCTGAGGATGCAACCATGGAAGACAGAAGCACATCCTTTGATAGGGATGAACAGAAAATAAACCATCATTTATCCTTATGTTCAGAAATCAATGAAGTTGATGAAGAGAAAGCCCCtgaaacacccacttacatagAAGGTCTCCACAACCTACATAAGAAGATAGTGCtgcaagagaaaaaggaatttgGAGCCGAAGAGTCTCTGGATGGAAGTGAGTTTGAAGGTGGAGATGGGGTTCTGACTATTGAAAGCGTAAAATCAGCTCTGAGCGCAGAACGCAAGGCTCTCAATGCTCTGTATGccgaactagaagaagagaggagtgCCTCTGCAATAGCCGCTAACCAAACAATGGCTATGATAACCAGGCTTCAAGAAGAGAAAGCTGCAATGCAGATGGAAGCACTGCAATATCAAAGGATGATGGAAGAACAGTCTGAATATGACCAAGAAGCTCTGCAGCTCCTGAATGAGCTCATGGttaagagggagaaggagaagcaaGAGCTAGAGAAAGAGTTGGAAATATATCGCAAGAAGGTCCTTGATTACGAGACTAGAGAGAAGAGGGTGATGAGAGGAAGGAAGGACAGTAATGGGAGGAGCAGAACTTCGTCTGCTTATTCTAGTAATGCAGAGGACAGCGATGAGCTATCTATTGATCTTAATCATGAAGTCAGGGATGAAAATGGCTTCTATAGCCACCAAGAAAGTCGCAACAGCAATCACTACACTCCTCCTGATACAGTTCTAGATTTGGAAGATGTGGGGCTAGAGTGTGCAAAGCATTTAACGACGCTTAATGATTCACTGGGTGACTTCGAAGAAGAAAGGCTTTCAATTCTAGAGCAGCTCAAGGTGCTGGAGGAGAAGCTTTTCACATTGGATGATGACGAAGAACAGTTCTTTGAGGACATCAAACCAATGGGACATGTTCCAGAACAGAACGGGAAGGAATTGAATGAGGATATAGCCCTGTGCCATCAAGAAGTAAATGGTGTTGCAAATGGTTTCTCTGAGGACTCGGACATCAACCATCataaagagagaagaaacatCAGTGCTAAGGGAAAGAGCCTCCTTCCTCTTTTTGATTTAATTGGTACAGAAAATGGAGATGTTGTAGTGAATGAAGAAATAGCAGGGTTTAATGGTGTTCTCTCACAAGACTCTCTGGTTTCCAATTTCACACAGGAGAACAGGAGGTCTGCTATTGAAGAGGGGGTGGATAATCTCTATGAGAGGCTACATGCTCTCGAGGCGGATAGGGAGTTCTTGAAGCATTGTATAATCTCCTTGAAGAAAGGAGACAAGGGAATGGATCTTCTCCAGGAGATTCTACAACACCTTCGCGATCTAAGGTCTGTGGAGCTGCGTGCGAAGAATATGGGTGATGGAGCTCTAGCATAA